The DNA segment GTCCAGGAGAGACCTCAGGGGGCGGGCCGTGGAGCCGCCGCGGAGTGTTGACGCGTGGTCAGCCGCTGACGCAGCCAGCGACGCGCGGGCTCCTCCACGTAGCGGAAAACCGCCAGCGACACGGCCACGGACACGAGCGCATATGCCGTGAAGAAGCCGAGCCCGCGCGACCACCATCCCAGGTGCAGCGTCTGGTCCGCCGCGCGCAGCCAGTTGTTGAGGGGCGCGTGGAGCAGATAGAGCGCGTAGCTGGCCTCGCCCAACCTCACGACGAATGGCTGGGACAGCACGCGGCCCAGGGGCTCCGTCCCTCCCGCGAGTCCCCACAGCAGGCACGCGAAGCCGGGCAGGAGCGCCACGTCCTTGAACGCGAGCGCGGTGGGCTCCCAGCCGTGCGCCATCAGCCCCAGGCTGGCCCCCACGCCCACGGTGACGAGGGCCGCGTCCCATCCGGGAGTGGCGCTGACGCTCAATCGGCGCAGGCAGTACAGGCGGCCGAGGAACACGCCCACGAGGAAGTGCGGCAGCCGCAGCAGCGGGTGGTAGGCCCCGACCACCATCCACGCGTCATGCGAGATGATTCCGCCTGGAGCAGCCGCGACGGTCCGCTCCACCGCGAGCCACGCGACGACCAGGGCCGCCCCCGCGAGCACGCTGAGGCCCAGGGCCACGACGAGCCGACGGGGCCCGAGGCGCAGCACCGGGAGCGCCGCGAAGGGGAACACCAGATAGAAGAACGCCTCGACGGACAGCGACCAGCCAGGACAGTTCCACTGGCAGGCCGCGGCGGGAAACCACGCCTGCACCAACCCCATGACGGCGGCGCTCACACCGCCCAGGTCCAGGAGCGAGGCGCTGGAGAGCCCTCGCTCCTGCAATCCCTTGCTCACGAACACGGGCGCCGCGAGGAGCAAGCCCAGCAGATAGACGGGATAGACGCGCGCGAACCGGGCGGCCCAGAAGGCTCGCGCCGGGACGCGCGCATTCGGCTCCGCCCCCAGATAGCTGTAGGCCAGGATGAAACCAGACAGCACGAAGAACAGCGTCACGCTGTTGGGCCCACTCATCAGCGTCTGGACGAGCCAGCCTGGCATCCCCTCACGAGCCAGGTAGTGGAAAACCACGACGTGCGAGGCCGCGAGGAAACGCAGACCGGTGAGCGCGGGCAACGAACGAGGAGCGAGGCTCATGGA comes from the Myxococcaceae bacterium JPH2 genome and includes:
- a CDS encoding acyltransferase → MSLAPRSLPALTGLRFLAASHVVVFHYLAREGMPGWLVQTLMSGPNSVTLFFVLSGFILAYSYLGAEPNARVPARAFWAARFARVYPVYLLGLLLAAPVFVSKGLQERGLSSASLLDLGGVSAAVMGLVQAWFPAAACQWNCPGWSLSVEAFFYLVFPFAALPVLRLGPRRLVVALGLSVLAGAALVVAWLAVERTVAAAPGGIISHDAWMVVGAYHPLLRLPHFLVGVFLGRLYCLRRLSVSATPGWDAALVTVGVGASLGLMAHGWEPTALAFKDVALLPGFACLLWGLAGGTEPLGRVLSQPFVVRLGEASYALYLLHAPLNNWLRAADQTLHLGWWSRGLGFFTAYALVSVAVSLAVFRYVEEPARRWLRQRLTTRQHSAAAPRPAP